In a single window of the Coffea eugenioides isolate CCC68of chromosome 3, Ceug_1.0, whole genome shotgun sequence genome:
- the LOC113764730 gene encoding putative F-box protein PP2-B12: MQGPFARLPEGFISEILSLTSPVDVIRASVVSKGFKPAADSDAIWEKFLPSDYQDIISRSDSAVDCSTKKALYFSLCDSPLLLDGGRMSFSVDKRSGKKCYMVGARELIIAWARDPWYWHWISRPDSRFREVAKLKAVCWLDIRGRIESQMLSTGTTYAAFLVFKIAEEYYGIEQATTLIRFVNHESDGVAGRRAAPVHLVSREGMNHPAEFGGKFPKMRTDGWMELELGKFYIDRGDDGQVEARLIEIISLHGKSGLIVEGIEFRPK, translated from the exons ATGCAAGGCCCTTTTGCCAGGTTGCCAGAAGGCTTCATATCTGAGATTCTATCACTCACTTCACCTGTGGATGTGATCAGAGCATCAGTTGTCTCAAAAGGGTTCAAGCCTGCTGCTGATTCTGATGCTATTTGGGAGAAATTTCTACCATCTGATTATCAAGATATCATTTCAAGATCAGATTCTGCTGTTGATTGCTCAACCAAAAAGGCCCTCTACTTTTCTCTCTGTGATTCTCCTCTTCTCCTTGATGGAGGCAGAATG AGCTTTTCAGTTGATAAAAGGAGTGGAAAGAAATGTTATATGGTTGGGGCAAGAGAACTCATCATTGCCTGGGCAAGAGATCCATGGTACTGGCATTGGATATCTCGTCCTGACTCAAG ATTCAGAGAGGTTGCCAAGCTTAAGGCTGTTTGTTGGCTGGATATCAGAGGCAGGATAGAAAGTCAAATGTTGTCTACTGGTACTACTTATGCAGCTTTCCTAGTGTTCAAGATAGCAGAGGAGTATTATGGGATTGAGCAAGCAACAACTTTAATCAGATTTGTAAACCATGAGAGTGACGGTGTGGCCGGAAGAAGAGCTGCACCTGTCCATCTTGTATCAAGGGAAGGTATGAATCATCCAGCAGAATTTGGTGGAAAGTTTCCCAAAATGAGAACAGATGGCTGGATGGAATTAGAACTGGGGAAGTTTTATATTGATAGAGGAGATGATGGTCAGGTGGAGGCTCGACTGATAGAGATTATTAGCCTTCATGGGAAGTCAGGCCTTATTGTCGAAGGCATTGAATTTCGCCCCAAGTGA
- the LOC113765304 gene encoding protein DMR6-LIKE OXYGENASE 2-like, with the protein MITKSVQVQCIINHWSQNKIELPSTGISHQFYPMGEVAIDPVFIQDLEHRPKIIRTEVEGIPLIDLSVLNSPDSSVSDDNLARLVSEIADASQKWGFFQVINHGVQSEYREKFFLASRKFFALPKEEKLKVKRDEVNPFGYYDTELTKNVRDWKEVFDISVDDPTFVPASHQPDDKELRQLTNQWPQNFPELREAYELYAEEILKLAFKLLELIALSLGLPKTRLNGFFKDHTSRIRLNHYPPCPTPDLALGVGRHKDGGALTILAQDDVGGLEVRRKTDGEWILVKPTPDAYIINVGDIVQVWSNDKYESVEHRVMVNSEKERFSIPLFFNPAYYTWVEPLEELINGQNPPPKYKAYNWGKFFSSRRRSNFKKLEVENLQIYHFRI; encoded by the exons ATGATAACAAAGTCGGTCCAGGTTCAATGTATTATAAATCATTGGAGTCAAAATAAAATAGAGCTACCTAGCACAGGCATAAGTCACCAATTTTACCCCATGGGAGAAGTAGCAATAGACCCAGTTTTTATCCAAGATCTTGAACATAGGCCTAAAATCATAAGAACTGAAGTTGAAGGCATCCCATTAATTGATCTTTCTGTTCTCAACTCTCCAGACAGCTCTGTTTCTGATGATAATTTAGCTCGCCTGGTTTCTGAGATAGCTGATGCATCCCAAAAATGGGGTTTCTTCCAAGTTATCAATCATGGGGTTCAATCTGAATATCGCGAAAAATTCTTTTTGGCATCAAGAAAATTCTTTGCCTTGCCTAAAGAGGAGAAGCTCAAGGTTAAGAGAGATGAAGTGAATCCCTTTGGATATTATGATACAGAGCTTACTAAGAATGTTAGAGACTGGAAAGAGGTCTTTGATATCAGTGTGGATGATCCCACTTTTGTTCCTGCTTCCCATCAACCTGATGATAAGGAGCTCAGGCAATTGACTAATCAATGGcctcaaaattttccagaactAAG GGAGGCATATGAATTATATGCTGAAGAAATACTGAAACTGGCATTCAAGTTATTGGAGCTAATAGCTCTGAGTTTGGGGCTGCCAAAGACTAGGTTGAATGGCTTCTTTAAGGATCACACCAGCAGAATTAGGCTCAATCACTATCCACCCTGTCCCACCCCAGACTTAGCACTAGGTGTTGGTAGGCACAAGGATGGTGGTGCCTTGACAATTCTGGCTCAAGATGATGTTGGGGGACTTGAAGTCAGGAGGAAAACGGATGGAGAATGGATTCTTGTCAAACCAACTCCCGATGCCTATATCATCAACGTCGGCGACATTGTCCAG GTATGGAGCAATGACAAATATGAGAGTGTAGAGCACAGGGTGATGGTGAATTCTGAGAAGGAAAGGTTTTCGATTCCACTTTTCTTCAATCCAGCATATTATACTTGGGTTGAACCTCTGGAGGAGCTGATCAATGGGCAAAATCCTCCCCCCAAGTATAAGGCGTATAACTGGGGGAAGTTCTTCTCATCCAGAAGGCGCAGTAATTTCAAGAAACTTGAAGTCGAGAATCTGCAAATTTATCATTTCAGGATTTAA
- the LOC113765498 gene encoding F-box/kelch-repeat protein At3g06240-like: MDRTSGTTGGRSTKIEHTPHQEFPSAPTQDLAIPSASLPILPDEVINAILLRLPVKSLVRFKCVSRSWLSLISSPEFIKAHLKFHTSRDSQRILIKGYVDVDDCVKQCSLNCLMCDEISTDVVMFDNLNWEVPSRTIVIVGSSNGLVCIDANASGLFLWNPSTGKSKELPDLDVEVPEYSDQYYIIFGFGYDEVNDDYKVVEIICTFDDCAVLSSGRRDVNVYSMRNESWKRLGNFQGGYIAQEQCGIVLNGNLHWPLKKEDYLSICCVDLPSETYREMGLPNLDEYYDSDIDIFQGSLCMLCRHSNEYTHTDVWIMKEYGIRESWMKVLSIPHHESWAYPSYKLLWTSEDEKILLINGPDLVLYNAKDGSFKSYKVGFSSSSADLQFTLSDACVYVESLVSLNQEQQVQH, encoded by the coding sequence ATGGACAGAACAAGTGGAACTACTGGTGGCCGATCAACAAAAATTGAACACACCCCACATCAAGAATTCCCGTCAGCTCCCACCCAAGATTTAGCAATCCCTTCGGCCTCACTGCCAATCCTTCCGGATGAAGTCATAAATGCAATCCTATTAAGACTCCCGGTGAAGTCCCTCGTGAGATTCAAATGCGTTTCGAGATCATGGCTGTCCTTAATATCAAGCCCAGAATTCATCAAAGCCCATCTCAAATTCCATACTTCCAGAGACAGCCAAAGGATTCTCATCAAGGGGTATGTTGACGTTGATGATTGCGTAAAACAATGTTCTCTCAACTGCTTAATGTGTGATGAAATATCTACTGATGTTGTCATGTTTGATAATCTCAACTGGGAAGTCCCCTCTCGGACCATCGTAATAGTTGGTAGTTCTAATGGATTAGTTTGCATTGATGCCAATGCAAGTGGTTTATTTCTGTGGAACCCATCTACTGGGAAATCCAAGGAATTGCCTGATTTAGACGTTGAAGTACCAGAATATTCTGACCAATACTACATTATTTTCGGGTTTGGTTATGATGAGGTCAATGATGACTATAAAGTAGTTGAGATTATCTGCACTTTTGATGATTGTGCTGTGCTATCTTCTGGGCGGCGAGACGTTAACGTTTACAGCATGAGAAATGAATCTTGGAAGAGGCTTGGGAATTTTCAGGGCGGTTATATTGCTCAAGAGCAGTGTGGTATAGTTCTGAATGGGAATCTCCATTGGCCCTTAAAAAAAGAAGATTATCTGTCCATTTGTTGTGTTGATTTACCATCAGAAACATATAGAGAGATGGGGCTGCCAAATTTGGACGAGTATTATGACTCAGATATAGATATTTTCCAAGGAAGTCTATGTATGCTGTGTAGGCATAGTAATGAATACACTCACACTGACGTGTGGATTATGAAGGAATATGGGATTAGAGAATCTTGGATGAAAGTGCTTAGCATCCCTCACCATGAATCCTGGGCGTATCCCAGTTATAAACTACTGTGGACATCAGAAGATGAGAAAATTTTGCTTATAAATGGGCCAGATTTGGTATTGTACAATGCAAAGGATGGTTCGTTTAAGAGTTACAAGGTTGGATTTAGTAGTTCATCTGCGGATCTCCAGTTCACATTGTCTGATGCCTGCGTTTATGTAGAAAGCCTGGTTTCACTGAATCAGGAGCAACAAGTACAGCACTAA
- the LOC113765805 gene encoding F-box/kelch-repeat protein At3g23880-like codes for MQAHQRPEYNILQEDPRPMPDLPQELIVDILTRLPVKSILRFRCVSKSWLCLIASPHFIKSHLTISTKVNNHARHGLLLAPIDAPTELYTCSLYSVLYQRSPVSAEKVQLPLQSKYPRLSFVGCCNGLVCLSEGSHDLILFNPSTRKSNVLPNSGIDVGKFKHMTYGFGYDEVHDDYKLVAVGYSCPYGMNCQTIVNVYSLRTNSWRNIQGYEGGFISSCSGVFVNGALHWLVVSEDGSISSWRIVSLNLATETYGEILQPNYEKGNVAFTPGVLEGNLCVFYNHYEVKFDVWVMKEYGLKESWTKLACIPYSVNFKGRASPLFVSEAGEILLKHDYSLMLYNGKDDIFTNRDLQMQGANYPGAAAVYIESLVSPHIDEVGHKTCAQ; via the coding sequence ATGCAAGCCCATCAAAGGCCAGAATATAATATTCTGCAAGAAGATCCAAGGCCAATGCCAGATCTTCCCCAAGAACTCATAGTTGACATACTCACAAGGTTACCAGTCAAGTCCATTTTGAGATTCAGGTGTGTTTCAAAATCATGGCTTTGTTTAATCGCAAGTCCTCATTTCATCAAATCCCATCTCACAATATCAACAAAAGTCAACAATCATGCCCGTCATGGCCTTCTTTTAGCTCCCATTGATGCTCCTACTGAGCTTTACACCTGTTCTCTTTATTCTGTTTTGTATCAAAGATCTCCTGTTAGTGCTGAAAAGGTTCAACTCCCCTTGCAAAGTAAATATCCTAGATTATCCTTTGTGGGATGTTGCAATGGTCTGGTTTGTTTATCTGAAGGGTCTCATGATCTCATTTTGTTCAATCCATCCACAAGAAAATCCAATGTTTTACCGAATTCAGGCATTGATGTGGGTAAATTTAAGCATATGACATATGGTTTTGGTTATGATGAAGTACATGATGATTATAAATTAGTAGCAGTAGGCTATTCTTGCCCCTATGGGATGAATTGCCAGACTATAGTCAATGTCTACAGTTTAAGGACCAACTCTTGGAGAAATATTCAAGGCTATGAAGGTGGATTCATTTCTTCTTGTTCAGGTGTGTTTGTTAACGGAGCTCTTCATTGGCTAGTGGTTTCTGAGGATGGTTCTATTTCCTCTTGGCGAATTGTTTCTCTGAATCTGGCAACAGAGACCTATGGAGAGATATTGCAGCCTAACTATGAAAAGGGCAATGTTGCTTTTACACCCGGGGTTTTAGAAGGAAATCTTTGTGTCTTTTACAACCACTATGAAGTGAAATTCGATGTATGGGTGATGAAGGAATATGGGCTGAAGGAATCTTGGACTAAGTTGGCTTGTATCCCTTACTCGGTGAATTTCAAGGGTCGTGCTTCACCATTGTTTGTCTCAGAAGCTGGGGAGATCTTATTGAAGCATGATTACTCTTTGATGCTCTACAATGGGAAAGATGATATTTTTACAAACCGGGATCTGCAAATGCAAGGTGCTAACTATCCAGGAGCAGCTGCTGTCTACATTGAGAGCTTGGTATCCCCTCACATTGATGAGGTTGGGCACAAAACTTGTGCACAGTGA
- the LOC113765779 gene encoding F-box/kelch-repeat protein At3g23880-like, giving the protein MEQPPAPRELPPHLPDELVILEILPRVPVKSLLRFRCVSKSWLSLISTPHFIRVHLEKSSQNKDYSRLSLIAHTSAPRFAFKNCSVQSLLQEPVTHAANIDYPVEKAPSSISIVGSCNGLVCIVVDCEQIYIWNPSTRKSNKLKDSGFIRKQHCYTIYGFGYDEINDDYNVVAILRALNHVKIETKVYSLKSDKWRRIEDIPGCFPFYSWGKYVDRKLHWPGYSGKQDRAVVSFDLAQAKYGELKLPTNGEGASFPVLGVLGRCLSVTYEHQRSNTVDLWVMKEYGVMESWTKILTFPSFGIRGPVPLCISRNDEVSIQFGSTFRLYSLQDDSMGNPKTINMDGCRDATIYVESLVSASAAEKDERRYG; this is encoded by the coding sequence atggagcagCCACCAGCACCACGTGAATTACCGCCCCATCTCCCTGATGAACTCGTCATTCTTGAAATTCTCCCGAGAGTCCCTGTCAAGTCACTCTTGAGATTCAGATGCGTTTCGAAATCATGGCTTTCTTTGATCTCAACACCACATTTCATCAGAGTCCATCTCGAAAAATCATCCCAAAACAAAGATTACAGCCGCCTCAGCCTCATTGCACATACTTCTGCCCCACGTTTTGCTTTCAAGAATTGCTCTGTTCAGTCTTTACTGCAAGAACCGGTTACTCATGCAGCTAATATTGATTATCCTGTTGAAAAGGCTCCTAGTTCAATCTCTATTGTGGGTTCTTGCAATGGGTTGGTTTGCATTGTTGTAGACTGTGAACAAATTTATATATGGAATCCATCAACGAGAAAATCGAACAAATTGAAAGATTCAGGTTTTATAAGAAAGCAGCATTGCTATACTATTTACGGTTTTGGATATGATGAGATCAATGATGATTACAACGTAGTGGCAATTTTACGGGCTCTTAATCATGTGAAGATTGAGACTAAGGTTTATAGCCTAAAGAGTGACAAGTGGAGAAGGATTGAGGATATTCCTGGCTGTTTCCCTTTTTATAGTTGGGGGAAGTATGTTGATAGAAAGTTACACTGGCCAGGCTATAGTGGTAAGCAAGACAGGGCTGTTGTTTCTTTTGATTTAGCTCAAGCTAAATACGGAGAATTGAAGCTTCCAACTAATGGAGAGGGAGCGTCCTTTCCGGTACTTGGAGTATTAGGGAGGTGCCTTTCTGTAACTTATGAGCATCAGAGGTCCAACACTGTGGATTTGTGGGTGATGAAGGAGTATGGAGTGATGGAATCTTGGAccaaaattcttacttttccaagTTTTGGAATTCGCGGTCCTGTGCCACTGTGCATTTCAAGGAATGATGAAGTTTCAATCCAATTTGGATCTACTTTCAGGCTGTACAGTTTGCAAGATGATTCGATGGGAAATCCTAAGACTATCAACATGGATGGATGCCGTGATGCAACCATCTATGTTGAGAGCCTGGTTTCTGCAAGTGCTGCAGAAAAAGATGAAAGGCGATATGGATAA
- the LOC113765804 gene encoding 40S ribosomal protein S19-3-like, producing the protein MESARTVKDVSPHEFVKAYAAHLKRSGKIELPPWIDIVKTGTLKELAPYDPDWYYIRVASMARKIYLRGGLGVGAFRRIYGGSKKNGNRPPHFGKSSDSVACHILQQLQAMKFIDHDPKGGKRITSNGQRDLDQVARRIVVTH; encoded by the coding sequence ATGGAGTCGGCGAGGACCGTGAAAGATGTTTCTCCTCATGAGTTCGTCAAGGCTTACGCCGCTCACCTCAAGCGATCCGGCAAGATTGAGCTTCCACCTTGGATTGATATTGTGAAGACTGGTACACTTAAAGAGCTTGCACCTTATGATCCTGATTGGTACTACATTAGAGTTGCTTCTATGGCAAGGAAAATCTACCTGCGGGGAGGTCTTGGTGTTGGTGCCTTTCGCAGGATTTATGGTGGTAGCAAGAAGAATGGCAATCGTCCACCCCATTTTGGGAAGAGCAGTGATTCTGTAGCTTGTCACATTCTTCAACAATTGCAGGCCATGAAATTTATTGACCATGATCCCAAGGGTGGAAAGAGAATCACATCAAATGGCCAAAGAGATCTTGATCAAGTTGCTAGAAGAATTGTTGTAACTCATTAA
- the LOC113765924 gene encoding F-box/kelch-repeat protein At3g23880-like, with protein sequence MEELPAPLELLPHLPNELIILEILPRLPVKSLLKFRCVSKSWLSSISTPHFIKAHLEKSSQNKDHSHHSLIAHSSAPHLAFKNCSVQSLLQQPVTHATNVNYPVANTSSSISVVGSCNGLICIVVNGEQIHIWNPSTTKSKTLNDSDFIREKHCYTIYGFGHDEMNDDYNVVAIINPLIVWGKYVEGKLHWPGFSGKQDRAVVSFDLAQAKYGELKLPINGDGASFPLLGVLGRCLCVMYEYQWSSVDLWVMKEYGVMESWIKMLTFPSFGIRGHVPLCISRNGEVLIQFESTLKLYNLQGDSVGNPKIMNMDECCDAIYYVESLVSANANDKKDRRHG encoded by the exons ATGGAGGAGCTACCAGCACCCCTTGAATTACTACCCCATCTCCCTAATGAACTCATCATTCTTGAAATCCTTCCAAGACTCCCAGTCAAGTCACTTTTGAAATTCAGGTGCGTTTCGAAATCATGGCTTTCTTCAATCTCAACCCCGCATTTCATCAAAGCCCATCTCGAAAAATCATCCCAAAACAAAGATCACAGTCACCACAGCCTCATTGCACACTCTTCTGCACCACATTTAGCTTTCAAGAACTGCTCTGTTCAGTCTTTGCTGCAACAGCCAGTTACTCATGCAACTAATGTTAATTATCCCGTTGCAAATACCTCTAGTTCAATCTCTGTTGTGGGTTCTTGCAATGGGTTGATTTGCATTGTTGTAAACGGTGAACAAATTCATATATGGAATCCATCCACGACAAAATCAAAGACGTTGAATGACTCAGATTTTATAAGGGAGAAGCATTGCTACACTATTTATGGTTTTGGACATGATGAGATGAATGATGATTACAATGTAGTGGCGATTATAAACCCTCTAATCGT TTGGGGGAAATATGTAGAAGGAAAGCTACACTGGCCTGGTTTCAGTGGTAAGCAAGACAGGGCTGTTGTTTCTTTTGATTTAGCTCAAGCTAAATATGGAGAATTGAAGCTTCCAATCAATGGAGATGGAGCTTCGTTTCCGCTACTCGGAGTACTAGGGAGGTGCCTTTGTGTAATGTACGAGTATCAGTGGTCTAGTGTGGATCTATGGGTGATGAAGGAGTATGGAGTGATGGAATCTTGGATCAAGATGCTTACTTTTCCAAGTTTTGGGATTCGAGGCCATGTCCCGTTGTGCATTTCAAGAAATGGTGAAGTTTTAATCCAATTTGAATCTACTCTCAAGTTGTACAATTTGCAAGGTGATTCAGTCGGAAATCCTAAGATCATGAACATGGATGAATGCTGCGATGCAATCTACTATGTTGAGAGCCTGGTTTCTGCAAATGCTAATGATAAAAAAGACAGGCGACATGGATAG
- the LOC113765816 gene encoding F-box/kelch-repeat protein At3g23880-like: METKSKPEPRQEPDHHHHHPAKKTKINHPMEEEEQHPSASTSNQDQESSSESITFPDFPHEILVEILSRLPVKSLVKFKCVSKSWLSLTSNPHFIKAHLRISANKDDFRHHGLIFTVLPPNSHSHLKQCSLRSALNVEMSIIQVIDIDYPMKSPHKSVWVVGSCDGLVCIAIEENDLFLWNPAIRKYKKLPDLAIRLKHGCYIIFGFGYDMLNDDYKVVAIFCVFRGGNDYETEVRVYSLKHDSWMRIDNFKGGVPLDDSGKYANGKLHWAASRGFDSNHSWKIVSLDLGNESYGEVERPEYGDGVYDWTFGVLGGCLTVLCDYEWTRVDVWVMKEYGVRDSWSKVVSVPYLDDPEKSRYSFPVCLLKNGEILLVLGSGLVLYNPQSNTFKYRQINGVEEVNMYAESLVSPLFIEENSCVIMSKAAEIRGES; this comes from the coding sequence ATGGAAACCAAATCAAAACCAGAGCCACGTCAAGAAcctgatcatcatcatcatcatccggcaaaaaaaaccaaaatcaatcacCCAATGGAGGAAGAAGAGCAACATCCGTCTGCTTCTACTTCCAATCAGGATCAGGAATCATCTTCCGAATCAATAACTTTCCCAGACTTCCCTCATGAAATTCTGGTTGAGATCCTTTCAAGGCTCCCGGTCAAATCCCTTGTTAAATTCAAGTGTGTATCAAAAAGCTGGCTTTCTTTGACCTCAAACCCCCATTTCATCAAAGCCCATCTCAGGATTTCAGCAAACAAGGATGATTTTAGGCACCATGGTCTTATTTTTACTGTTCTCCCTCCAAATTCCCACTCCCACCTCAAGCAGTGTTCTCTTCGTTCTGCATTAAATGTGGAAATGAGCATTATTCAGGTAATTGACATTGATTATCCGATGAAGAGTCCTCACAAGTCAGTTTGGGTCGTGGGTTCTTGTGATGGATTGGTTTGCATTGCTATTGAAGAAAATGATTTGTTCCTGTGGAACCCCGCTATtagaaaatacaagaaattgcCTGATTTGGCGATTAGATTGAAGCATGGTTGTTATATAATTTTCGGTTTTGGATATGATATGTTGAATGATGATTACAAAGTAGTTGCTATATTCTGTGTTTTCCGTGGTGGTAATGACTATGAGACTGAGGTTAGAGTATACAGTCTGAAACATGATTCGTGGATGAGGATTGATAATTTTAAGGGTGGTGTTCCACTGGATGATTCTGGGAAATATGCAAATGGGAAGCTCCATTGGGCTGCCAGTCGTGGTTTTGATTCGAACCACAGTTGGAAAATTGTGAGCCTTGATTTGGGGAATGAGTCTTATGGAGAGGTTGAGCGGCCAGAGTACGGGGATGGTGTGTATGATTGGACTTTTGGAGTACTCGGAGGCTGCCTGACTGTGCTTTGTGATTATGAGTGGACTCGTGTGGATGTGTGGGTTATGAAGGAGTATGGAGTTAGAGATTCTTGGAGTAAAGTGGTTTCTGTGCCCTATTTAGATGATCCTGAAAAATCTAGGTATTCCTTTCCTGTTTGCTTGTTAAAGAATGGTGAAATTCTGCTCGTCTTAGGTTCGGGTTTGGTTCTGTACAATCCACAGAGCAATACATTCAAGTATCGTCAGATAAATGGAGTTGAAGAAGTGAATATGTATGCTGAGAGCTTGGTTTCCCCTCTATTCATTGAGGAGAATAGCTGCGTTATTATGAGTAAGGCTGCAGAAATAAGGGGAGAGAGCTAA
- the LOC113766935 gene encoding uncharacterized protein LOC113766935, with protein sequence MNPNKSSIRPLGQRSIHSTFIFRSSNRSSDFKKTVEIKASNEKGSQVSLSEFLNRKLHQSSVLPGSAQGKERPFLSPVSYKDVNPLKGETSKKEMSNGEKDFAVDIVLEQFKHSTTETKSANSFGSNKLMSATTGEYEIQESGKRKRGDYQKPAKKLVAVLGDDSVTQRGGRRKSLANHEKPNLLFNHYANGGGWWDDSMEGVDNEEVGCAEVWEGMGSTTLGGLDWH encoded by the exons atgaacCCAAATAAATCTTCAATTAGGCCACTGGGTCAGCGATCCATACATTCAACATTCATCTTTCGTTCATCAAACAG GTCTAGCGATTTTAAGAAAACTGTTGAAATTAAAGCTAGCAATGAAAAGGGCTCGCAAGTTTCACTCTCCGAATTCTTGAATCGAAAGCTGCATCAAAGCTCTGTCCTACCCGGATCCGCTCAG GGGAAAGAGAGGCCATTTCTGTCCCCAGTCAGTTATAAGGATGTGAACCCCCTAAAAGGAGAAACAAGCAAGAAGGAAATGAGCAATGGGGAGAAGGATTTCGCTGTTGATATTGTCCTTGAACAATTTAAGCACTCTACAACAGAGACAAAAAGTGCAAATTCTTTTGGTAGTAACAAGCTTATGAGTGCCACCACAGGTGAATATGAGATACAGGAAtcgggaaaaagaaagagag GTGATTATCAAAAACCAGCTAAAAAGCTTGTGGCAGTCCTTGGAGATGATTCAGTGACACAgagaggaggaagaaggaagagCTTGGCAAACCATGAGAAGCCAAATCTTTTGTTCAATCATT ATGCAAATGGGGGTGGCTGGTGGGACGACAGTATGGAAGGTGTTGATAATGAAGAAGTAGGTTGTGCTGAAGTATGGGAAGGGATGGGTTCCACCACACTTGGGGGGCTTGATTGGCACTGA